TGGTTTAATAGGTCTAGTCCGTATATAGGACTAAATCTAGTAACACAATTGTCGATTTGGAGCAcgggaaattgaaaaataaataattggtAAAGAAAATTCTATTATAATTTGTTGATCAAGATCGAGGGTTTACTCTGCGATTTTTTCCATCCCCAAAGGCTTCTCAAAATCCCCAAGTTTTGGAGATATGGAAATCGCCAATATGGTTTACATGAACAGTCACGTCAACCACTGCACTCACAATTAATTAtgtaaagatcaagtccacgCCCATGCGTACTCTTAACCCGAAGAAGCAAgtcatgtatattcatattgGCTTCCACAACTgtggtgggaaaaataatttcgctggCAGGACAGCACCTTAAATGGTTAGAATAACAATTACATTACAGTACATCTCATAAAATGAATTCTATCATCTTTATCACAGAAATAACATtggtcatcattatcatatacaTTGTTCAGAACAAAGTCTGTGCTTTATCTTTGGGCAGGACTTCCGTTACGAAGGCATGTGTCTTTCTGAGTTGCGTTCCTGCATTTAGGATTCTAAGCTCATTGaggaaatcagggaaaatcattttacttttcAGTCGAGGAAAAGTCAGTGAAGTTTGATTGGCCCCGAAATCGAAagtaggctacctattcaggtgcacacagctttttgcggaattacttcctgctggtacccatttacctcacctgggtcgagtgcagcacactgtggatgaattccttgctgaaggaaactacgccatggctgggatttgaacccacgaccctctgtttcaaagtccggagactaatccactgggccacaactcTCCACAAAAGGAAAGGATTGTTATAAAGGGCAGAAGGGTAGTTTTGCATTACAGTGCTTCAGACCTACTGCAAATAGTTCCCTGCAACATGTGAAAATGGAactaattgaaataattatcatGGAATTTCGAGACTTCACCAGGGAAAAATctgtgtattttgttttgttaaaatgttgGGAACCCAGATGGTGGTCTTTGATGAATGCGAGGATTAGTGATGAAAAGATGCTGCAGGATTTCAGAGTGAAAGACGCTTCTCTAGCTTGTAGTACATGGCCTAGACATTAGCACataatacaatgtacatgttgaTTTAAGTACTTTATAATTACAATACAATGTTTGTTTCAACATTTCAATTAGTGATAACATGGTATAAAGTTGACAAAACAAGTACAACCAGGTCGATCTAAATACCAATCATGAATTAATGGTTTCTCAAAAGCTCAAATGCAGATGAACTGGGACTTGTTGCATAATACAGTAACTGTCATAGTGGCAAAGAAAGACTAAACTAGACAATTGTAATGAACTTAGTTGAGAACTTATGGCCCAAAAATGCTAATCAAATTTGGGAAGCAGAATTGTTTCCtgtttactttttttcaataaatgaataatcatTGCATTCATGAATTGGGACAAAAGTGAAAATTTCCCGAGAGATGAGTTGACATCAAGTTGACCATACAATACTTTCAGTGACCTCTTTTCTTTGAGAAACACATCCGAAAAAGAGAATACATGTAAAATGGGCTTCATGTAAACCTATTGATTTAACACAtgtggattttaaaaaaatagataaacaagGTATGTCTGCTTGACAGAGTTAACATGCATGTGTATAAAAATAATAGATAAAGATTtagtttttaatgaaatggCAGCAAGATATTCACATTGAATAATACTGCCTAAAACTCCAATAAAAACATGTAAGATACAAAAtggaatgttaaaaaaaaataataataagcagATGGATAAAAGTTTGAGCATGATCGGACAAACATACAAATATGAAAAAGTTGTAAAGAATTATCATTACAGACCACGGTGTGAACAATATCAATCCAAATCTATTTGGCAGACGATGCAATTAGAATGAAAAGTAATCATAGTATATTATGAGTTCTAACATAcacaaaaacttaaaataagCCACTGTTGTCTCACAGTGTCGAGATGCCGTACCCACATTTAGTTAAATTTGGCTTCATACGTTGTGCAAGACTTCAAAGGAAAATTCAAATGCTGTGGCATTACGTGTTCCTTtgtgaatttatgaaaaaatgccaCGTAACATTAATTATCATTAACCCCCTGTCCTTTAAGAGTTAAGTTGGCAATTCAACAGACACCGTTCCTTTGTAAAAATACCATAAGTAACAACATAATACTGCTATGATGGAAGacacattaaaaatatatcactaaGATGAAAACTGTAAcataaaataatacatgtactgtatacatgtaccaaaaataaaatgacacAAATGAACAAACTTATGATGTACTGCTACTATTTATGAGGTGCATAATGAAAATACTActcaaatattgattttcttctttctgATACTGTTAATGATAGAAAATAGAATTATATAAACAATAACAATGTCTAAGGCCAagaatttgtaaaaactatACAAAtagtagcctacatgtataacatagATTGGCTAGgtagtgtttcataaaactgattGTAAGTAATTAATGACTTGACATACAACTggtcaaaatgaattttcatgattttctgaaatacatgtacatatattaaATACAGGTAACTTTGCCTAAGTCAGCCTTTCATAAGTTGAATATTCGCCCAAGTCGAAGCGACTTTTCAGATCAGATTATTCAAAATATGTGATACACCTCCCTGGAGACGAATTTCTCCTCTGACAAATAGATTTCAGATTCACATATGATCTACAACATACACACGTGTCTACTTGTGACTAGGCACTTGTGTATGGGTGTTGTGGTGAGGTCCGAAGACAGGCGAGTCCTGATTTTCATGCATGaaacattacatttttttttagaattgaataaatacagaaaaatcaaactacatgtagcataatgctgaaaatttcatcaaaatcagatgtcaaataacaaagttatgacattttaaagtttcgcttatttttcaaaaaaacagtgatatgcacaactaggtgagccagtcgatgatgtccatcactcactatttcttttgttttttattgttggaattatacaatatttcattttttatagatttgacaataaggaccaacttgactgaaccatatagtattcaacaatgctaattccacatgttcagggaggaattaatcattgtatcacttgacaatcaggagaaaatttgaatatttcatatttcatataataaaatacaaaagaaatagtgagtggatgacatcatagtctcctcattttcataccagccaggatgtgcatataactattttgtgaagttaagcgaaacttgaaaatgtcataactttcttattttacatccgattttgaaattttcagttatgcttgttggatttttctctttttattcaaatctactttttgttggggtggacttgtcctttaataattcatcatatcattataatcgttattattcatttattgaataGTGAAGATATACATACTGTCAAATATCATGTTAACATGAGAAAGTACGTGTACTGAGCAGTAAGTagtcaatattattagtcatggTCTGTTTCAGAATCCAtgatcccaccccccccccaaaaaggacagaaaacaaaatgatatgtatgaagttctttcaatttttttgtgtgtcttcTATATCTTAAAATTACTATATTACTTTGTTTGTATGGAAGACTCTGCAGAAGTTGACTTTCCAAATTTAAATGTTGAATAATCACCCAGAAGCATTATTTTAGACTAAAATACGCAAAataacatcatacatgtatacttgatTCTTGTCCAAGTTGAAGACATTTCTGCAGTCCCAGGAGATTTGCCTTGAGCAAAATCATCTGTACCTAtcttttacaaaaaattgctaaaaatagatgaaaataaataccaGTAGGTTCTCACACTGATATGTGTGCCAATGAATACACACTAACTTGCTCATACACATACccgtatggggggggggggggggagaaaaaaaaaacaaccctGAGACCTGTCTGGAAATGATCTTGGTATTATGTTCTGCAATCTAACCTAGCTTGTATGGCTATCAACAAGATGAGCCTGGAGTTCCTTTACGTTATCAAATGGTTTATCACACAACATGCAAGAGACGGGACTACTGCTTTTGTCCACTTCTTCAGATGCTTCTGCATTGGCAGATGCCTTTGGTGATTCTTCGGATGCAAATGCAACACGAGGTGACACACTGGCATTGGTTTGTGAGTTTACCGCACAAGAATGTACATGCCTATTACTGTGGTCGACAGATCTATCTTTAACTTGAGAAAAGCCTTTGTTTCCAGGAGTTTGGTGATCCTTGACATTGGGTGGCAAAGTGATTTTCCAAGCATCCAGATTTCCTGAAAGTTCAGACCCAGAGACACACTGTTCATGTGTTAATACTTTTGGTGTGCTCTGACCGACATTGGCACATGATGATACTGCTCCGACACGTGCCTGCCCACATCCTCTGGAAGGATCAACATTCATTTCGCTTGAGGATTGAAGAGCAGTCAAAGATTTGTTCTTCATCTTCTTAGCCTGGTTATACCCTATTCCGGGAATGACATTTACTGGTCTTTTCCTAAAAAGCTCTAGTCTATTTCCCCTGTTGGGATCCACATCCAGTGCCCTTGCAGATCCAGGAGCAGAGTAAGGTTTGTTTTGCATTGTAGGTAGAGGATCCTGGACAGTGGGATCTAAGGGTAGTATTGTTAAATCCCCTTGTCTGATTCCCTCGTTAGGATCCAGACCTTGTATGCTTGCAGATCCATGCACAGTGCAAGGTTTGTTACTCATTGGATGGCTATGCCCAGCACTTGAAGCTACAGATACTTGTATGGAACTCTCTTGTCCAACTCTGGTGCTAGGATCCATAACAGGAACACTTACAGTCTGAGGAACAGTACAAGATTTGTTATTCAGATTAGGATGTTGATACCCTAAACTGGAAGCCACAAGTTCCTCTGTGAAATGCTCCTGTCTAATCCCCTCACAAGGATCCAGACTCTGAGCACTGGCAGATCCAGGAAGAACAGATGGTGTGCTATTCAATTCTTTGGTACGGAGGTCCGTGATAGAGGGGCATACAGAAGACATTGACAGATGCTCTTGTGCCTTTCCCTTGCCATAATCAAGACCATGCACATTTATGGATCTAGGATCAGCAGAAGATTTGTCTTTGATATGTCCTACATCTGGAGATACAGGTACTGTTGAGAAACACTGGCATCCACATTCCTGGTAAGGAGTAGTGCAGGATGTCTCCGGTATCATTGAAGTCTGGTGATGTCTCACATGCTTTCTGGAAGCTTCAGGTACTGTTGCCAAACATTGTTGTCCAGGTCGCTCACTAGGACCCAGACCCAGTACACTTACAGGTCTCAGAGCAGTATAAGGTTCATTACTGCTCACCACAGAATGGTGATATCCTACACCAGGGACTACAGGTGCCGCTGTAAAACACTCTTGTCCCCTTCCCTTGGTGGAATCGAAACTCGGTGCGCTTACAGATCCAGGAGCGCAAGAATTGTTTGTCATTACACTTTGATGCAGATGATTATGATACCCTACAGTGGAACCTACAGGTGCCGTTGAGTAATACACATGCCCACTTCCCTTGCTGGGATCCAAACCCAGTGCACTTACCGATCCAGAGGCAGTGAAAGGTTCGTTTGTCATCTCATTAGTATGACAATACCTTGAACTGGCAGAGGCAGTTACAGGTACTGATCTAGAATGCACTTGTCCATTTCCACTGTTCATATTCAAACCAAATACACTTGCAGTTGTAGGGGCTACACAAGGTTTGTTATTCATCACTGTAGTCTGATGATGCCCAACATGTCCCTTGTAAGTATCCTGACTCTGTACACTCATGGGTCCAGGACCAGACTGGGTTTTCCCTTTCATCAGTGTAGCCTGGGCAAACCTAGAGCTAGATGATGCAGGCACCAACACAAAGTCTCCCCTTCTCTTGCTAAGATCCAGACCAATGGACCCAGGAACAGTTGAAGGATTCTGTGTCACTTCTGCAGGCTGGCTATGTCCTGGACTGTTAGACTCATAGAACAACTTTGGCCCTGCTTGTCCAATTCCTTGACTGGAATCAAATCTACTCGTGCTCAGGGATATAGGTGATATAGGGGTATACAGAGGTCGGACATGAAGCACTGGAGCTTGACCCGTGGTAGATCTAGGGACCACAGTGGATTCACCAGATGTTGTTGGTTGATAGACAAGCACTGCATTGCCGGGGGTAAGTGGTACCAAATTCACTAGAAGATTACTACTGGATTTTGATGTCTTTTCCTGGTTGTTCCCCATCTGAAGCACATAAAGTTTTTTACCAGAGAGTACAGAGTCTCCAGAGTCAAGTCCGATAACCTTTCCACTTTCATCCACAATGAGCCTTGATCCTTTGTTGACCATACTCGTTGTTTCAGCTGGGTCATTCTTGAAGTGATGGAGGGTTGAAGGACTACATCTGGCCTTACTGTTGCTATCCTTTTCCTTatcctttttcttctccttcttctttttcttctccttctttttcttctccttctttttcttctccctattctttttcttttccttcttttgctTTTTAACTGAGGAATCATCTGTCCGTCCTTTCTTCATTTCAATTGGAGGGtcatcattctttctttttgcaGCTGTCTTTGATTTTTCCGTGGTACAATTGCACAGTTCCTTCCTTGAGCAGGCACAAGATGGGTTTACCTTTTCAcctgaaaagaaagagaaaagacaatggaatattttgtaaataaaattcattgaaatttcCGTGTTTAGTACCACTTTCAATGATCTAATAATTAGCAATTATTCTGACTCATTGCAGAAGTTTTAGTAACCTATGCTTTCTTCCTATAAATGAATCTGTACGGTTGCTTTAGGGGAAAAGATTATATAACAAAGTCTATCTTACAAAAAATCTCTGTGAAATTAAACCAAgaggagcgcctctggcagtctcgcccgcattacgtgattcaatatagcagcagtgctgactttgaaaatgactacaaataatcattcacaaaaaacatcattgcttctacgttcattgaccctaaatgacatttcacCTTGATCAAGAGACCTacgacttgtgcaagatgagcaatgatactggattcctcctatgtccacatttcattaactatacccataaactttcaaagttatgatggcaattattcaacaattacctacaacatggccaaagttcatcgaccttggtcatgtgacctaaaattaacacaggatgttcagtgatactttattacacttatgtcaaagttttatgaactagatccatgaacattcaaagttatgatggtaattcagcaaatacccccaacatggccaaagttcattgaacctaaatgacctttgaccttggtcatgtgacctgaaacgtgcacaggatgttcagtgatacttgattactcttatttccaagttttatgaactagctccataaatattaagttatgatggaaatccaacaaatacccccaacatgcccaaagttcattgatcctaaatgacctttgaccttggtcatgtgacctgaaactcatgaaggatgttcaataatacttgattactcttatgtccaagtttcatgaactaggtccatatactatcaaagttatgatgtcatttcgaaaaacttaaccttaggttacgatttgatgttgacgacgccgttGTTGTCGGAAaggcggcgcctatagtctcactctgctatgtaggcgagacaaaaattgaatgaaCCATAAATGGCTGTTCAAACCCTGTACCTGAGGTTAGTGGTGTGAGTGCATCGTAGTATCAGTGATCCCTTGCTGAAGGATTTAGAGaggaatttttcaaaaaattatcaagacaagtggaacgcctctggcagtctcgcctgcattacacaattcaatatagcagcagtaccgactttgaaaacagctattgaataattaatcacaaaataaaacactcatatgataataagatactatgtccattgacccaacatggcctttgatcatgtgacccaagATGTAGGCAAAACAAACTTAATTACCCTTATAtctatgtttcatgagctatatgtgtaggggaaggcggggtaagttgagcataggggcaagttgagccaccacctccaggccaataatgaatgagtcagacattatggtggtgtcatgtattgatgacccattacataaccctttaccccaccacattgttttcgactttgaaacaaaaagtacttttttagagggaaaaatacaaatttcagcaaaaaaagtaaaaaagggtgtaaaattgatcagtgctttttacccacacacgtctttaaatataataaagaaataagaacaatattgttagtctaggtatggatcttcattcttgtcatagtcttttacatgatggatgcataagaaatgtgtggacgTGAAAGtctcgcattaagttcggactggggtactttgagccagcaaacatggggcaagttgagccatggtatttcttatggtaatgtataataaaaaataaaaaaaaaccttgaaaagccattgatatgcaggcagaaaggtgcaaattcatatgacagttcttttacttttagaggatgttagtatttatagagaattagcaagtgaaaagatttgaaataaaaaaaattgacatgctggttcttcccgcatacattttgtacatagtttttgtggctcagcTTACCCCAGAAgctggcacaacttaccccacagatggggcaagttgagccattttacatcgtttttttcaaaggtcacaatgaatttcagtgtgggggtagaaagttatatataggtgaaaaatatttcccaagaatcaaatttaaaggcaaggtacttatttgtacaatattattagtcatatcaattctaacatgcaaaatgcaaaaagtgtcacaacttaccccgccttcccctacatgtacatgtagatccacaaactttctaagttatttACATGTTGATGTGAATTCATTGAAATGACTGCATTATTTCATGTGGGCAATGTACTTTAAGCCAATTCAAATAATGCCCCCAACatggctaaagttcattgaccttaaatgacctttaatcttaatcatgtgacctgaaacgccCACATGATATTCAGAGATACCTGgttactcttatatccaagtttcatgaactagatccataaaattttaaagttatgatgacaatacctcaaatacccctaacattatcaaagttcgttgaccctaattgaactttgaccttgttcatgtgaccttaaactcTCACAGGAAgttcagggatacttaattgctcacatgtaaagtttcatgaactagatccataaatttcaaagttatgatgacaattcaaaaacttaaccttggttcagatttcgatattgattcccccaacatggtcaaagttcattgaccctaaatgacctttgaccttggtcatgtgacttgaaactaaggtaggatgtttagtaatacttgataactcttacatctaagtttcatgaactaggtccatgcactttttaagttatgatgacatttcaaaaacttaaccttgattaagatttcaatgttgacgacaccgctgtcggaaaagcggcaatttgtagattatgccacaGATGATATACTTGCCAATTTTGGAGCAATCCCAAGGTCGATGGCCATGATcctgaacaccccccccccccccacctcccatGATCTACCAAAATATCCAGCCCTTA
This region of Lytechinus pictus isolate F3 Inbred chromosome 16, Lp3.0, whole genome shotgun sequence genomic DNA includes:
- the LOC135157126 gene encoding uncharacterized protein LOC135157126 isoform X1 — protein: MEMTSEGPIAVSNCLELMGYNEPTTSQEEMGDSSNDKTARKEKKLHDKESRKKLDDAVTKLAAEVIGPPIYAKRPSLHECITLARTYIKNLKIKNNNLEAERYWLIQENRILVGQLTMLEVQHKMPSTYTARLHVWEEGRPKLCTNLEWDAVANELPIERLVHTLRFNSAVENVRKLKTQLHAEFRRRNPIDAFQEKMELRTLCSDGNCAGAPHRIHAFLGQDVIGDSSVKQPESVKEDDDKRWLEDMPKMKDKECLGEKVNPSCACSRKELCNCTTEKSKTAAKRKNDDPPIEMKKGRTDDSSVKKQKKEKKKNREKKKKEKKKKEKKKKKEKKKDKEKDSNSKARCSPSTLHHFKNDPAETTSMVNKGSRLIVDESGKVIGLDSGDSVLSGKKLYVLQMGNNQEKTSKSSSNLLVNLVPLTPGNAVLVYQPTTSGESTVVPRSTTGQAPVLHVRPLYTPISPISLSTSRFDSSQGIGQAGPKLFYESNSPGHSQPAEVTQNPSTVPGSIGLDLSKRRGDFVLVPASSSSRFAQATLMKGKTQSGPGPMSVQSQDTYKGHVGHHQTTVMNNKPCVAPTTASVFGLNMNSGNGQVHSRSVPVTASASSRYCHTNEMTNEPFTASGSVSALGLDPSKGSGHVYYSTAPVGSTVGYHNHLHQSVMTNNSCAPGSVSAPSFDSTKGRGQECFTAAPVVPGVGYHHSVVSSNEPYTALRPVSVLGLGPSERPGQQCLATVPEASRKHVRHHQTSMIPETSCTTPYQECGCQCFSTVPVSPDVGHIKDKSSADPRSINVHGLDYGKGKAQEHLSMSSVCPSITDLRTKELNSTPSVLPGSASAQSLDPCEGIRQEHFTEELVASSLGYQHPNLNNKSCTVPQTVSVPVMDPSTRVGQESSIQVSVASSAGHSHPMSNKPCTVHGSASIQGLDPNEGIRQGDLTILPLDPTVQDPLPTMQNKPYSAPGSARALDVDPNRGNRLELFRKRPVNVIPGIGYNQAKKMKNKSLTALQSSSEMNVDPSRGCGQARVGAVSSCANVGQSTPKVLTHEQCVSGSELSGNLDAWKITLPPNVKDHQTPGNKGFSQVKDRSVDHSNRHVHSCAVNSQTNASVSPRVAFASEESPKASANAEASEEVDKSSSPVSCMLCDKPFDNVKELQAHLVDSHTS
- the LOC135157126 gene encoding uncharacterized protein LOC135157126 isoform X2, with the protein product MLEVQHKMPSTYTARLHVWEEGRPKLCTNLEWDAVANELPIERLVHTLRFNSAVENVRKLKTQLHAEFRRRNPIDAFQEKMELRTLCSDGNCAGAPHRIHAFLGQDVIGDSSVKQPESVKEDDDKRWLEDMPKMKDKECLGEKVNPSCACSRKELCNCTTEKSKTAAKRKNDDPPIEMKKGRTDDSSVKKQKKEKKKNREKKKKEKKKKEKKKKKEKKKDKEKDSNSKARCSPSTLHHFKNDPAETTSMVNKGSRLIVDESGKVIGLDSGDSVLSGKKLYVLQMGNNQEKTSKSSSNLLVNLVPLTPGNAVLVYQPTTSGESTVVPRSTTGQAPVLHVRPLYTPISPISLSTSRFDSSQGIGQAGPKLFYESNSPGHSQPAEVTQNPSTVPGSIGLDLSKRRGDFVLVPASSSSRFAQATLMKGKTQSGPGPMSVQSQDTYKGHVGHHQTTVMNNKPCVAPTTASVFGLNMNSGNGQVHSRSVPVTASASSRYCHTNEMTNEPFTASGSVSALGLDPSKGSGHVYYSTAPVGSTVGYHNHLHQSVMTNNSCAPGSVSAPSFDSTKGRGQECFTAAPVVPGVGYHHSVVSSNEPYTALRPVSVLGLGPSERPGQQCLATVPEASRKHVRHHQTSMIPETSCTTPYQECGCQCFSTVPVSPDVGHIKDKSSADPRSINVHGLDYGKGKAQEHLSMSSVCPSITDLRTKELNSTPSVLPGSASAQSLDPCEGIRQEHFTEELVASSLGYQHPNLNNKSCTVPQTVSVPVMDPSTRVGQESSIQVSVASSAGHSHPMSNKPCTVHGSASIQGLDPNEGIRQGDLTILPLDPTVQDPLPTMQNKPYSAPGSARALDVDPNRGNRLELFRKRPVNVIPGIGYNQAKKMKNKSLTALQSSSEMNVDPSRGCGQARVGAVSSCANVGQSTPKVLTHEQCVSGSELSGNLDAWKITLPPNVKDHQTPGNKGFSQVKDRSVDHSNRHVHSCAVNSQTNASVSPRVAFASEESPKASANAEASEEVDKSSSPVSCMLCDKPFDNVKELQAHLVDSHTS